The Helicobacter pylori genome includes a window with the following:
- the secD gene encoding protein translocase subunit SecD: MKLFNPRLIVFICALLLGVGFSVPSLLETKGPKITLGLDLRGGLNMLLGVQTDEALKNKYLSLASALEYNAKKQNILLKDIKSSLEGISFELLDEDEAKKLDALLLELQGHSQFEINKEAGFYSVKLTPLEQEELRKNTILQVIGIIRNRLDQFGLAEPIVIQQGREEISVQLPGIKTLEEERRAKELISRSAHLQMMAVDEEHNKDAMKMTDLEAQKLGSVLLSDVEMGGKILLKAIPILDGEMLTDAKVVYDQNNQPVVSFTLDAQGAKIFGDFSGANVGKRMAIVLDNKVYSAPVIRERIGGGSGQISGNFSVAQASDLAIALRSGAMSAPIQVLEKRIIGPSLGKDSVKTSIIALVGGFILVMGFMVLYYSMAGVIACLALVVNLFLIVAVMAVFGATLTLPGMAGIVLTVGIAVDANIIINERIREVLRENESIAKAIHLGYINASRAIFDSNITSLIASVLLYAYGTGAIKGFALTTGIGILASIITAIVGTQGIYQALLPKLTQTKSLYFWFGVNKRA; encoded by the coding sequence ATGAAACTTTTTAACCCTCGTTTAATCGTTTTTATTTGTGCGCTTCTTTTAGGGGTAGGGTTTTCTGTGCCTTCTTTGCTAGAGACTAAAGGCCCTAAAATCACTTTAGGTTTGGATTTAAGGGGAGGGTTAAACATGCTTTTAGGGGTGCAAACCGATGAAGCCTTAAAAAACAAGTATTTAAGCTTGGCGTCCGCTTTAGAATACAACGCTAAAAAGCAAAATATCTTGCTTAAAGACATTAAATCCAGCCTAGAGGGGATCAGTTTTGAGCTTTTAGATGAAGATGAAGCGAAAAAATTAGACGCGCTTTTATTGGAATTGCAAGGCCATAGCCAGTTTGAAATCAACAAAGAAGCGGGGTTTTATAGCGTGAAGCTCACCCCTTTAGAGCAAGAGGAATTGCGTAAAAACACGATTTTGCAAGTGATAGGGATCATTCGTAACCGCTTGGATCAATTTGGTTTGGCAGAGCCTATAGTCATTCAGCAAGGCCGAGAAGAAATTTCGGTGCAATTGCCCGGTATTAAGACTTTAGAAGAAGAACGGCGCGCTAAAGAGTTGATTTCAAGGTCCGCTCATTTGCAGATGATGGCGGTGGATGAAGAGCACAATAAAGATGCGATGAAAATGACGGATTTAGAGGCTCAAAAATTAGGCAGCGTGTTGTTATCGGATGTGGAAATGGGTGGTAAAATCTTGCTCAAAGCGATCCCCATTTTAGATGGCGAAATGCTTACAGATGCGAAAGTGGTGTATGATCAAAACAACCAGCCGGTGGTGAGCTTCACGCTAGATGCGCAAGGGGCTAAGATTTTTGGGGATTTCTCAGGCGCGAATGTGGGCAAACGCATGGCGATTGTTTTAGACAATAAGGTTTATTCAGCCCCAGTGATTAGGGAGCGTATTGGCGGAGGGAGTGGGCAAATTAGCGGGAATTTTAGCGTGGCTCAAGCGAGCGATTTAGCGATCGCTTTAAGGAGTGGGGCGATGAGCGCTCCCATTCAGGTTTTAGAAAAAAGAATTATTGGCCCGAGTTTGGGGAAAGACAGCGTTAAAACTTCCATTATCGCTCTGGTTGGGGGCTTTATTTTAGTGATGGGCTTTATGGTGCTTTATTACTCTATGGCGGGGGTGATCGCTTGTTTGGCGTTAGTGGTCAATCTTTTTTTGATTGTGGCGGTCATGGCGGTTTTTGGAGCGACGCTGACTTTACCTGGAATGGCGGGAATTGTTTTAACCGTGGGGATTGCCGTGGATGCTAATATCATTATCAATGAGCGCATTAGAGAGGTCTTAAGAGAGAATGAAAGCATCGCTAAAGCGATCCATTTAGGCTATATCAATGCGAGCCGGGCGATCTTTGATTCTAATATCACTTCCTTGATCGCTTCAGTGTTGTTATACGCTTATGGCACAGGAGCGATTAAAGGCTTTGCCCTAACCACAGGCATTGGGATTTTAGCCTCTATTATCACCGCTATTGTAGGCACGCAAGGGATTTATCAAGCCCTTTTGCCTAAACTCACACAAACAAAAAGCCTTTACTTTTGGTTTGGCGTGAATAAAAGAGCTTAG